Proteins from a genomic interval of Candidatus Lernaella stagnicola:
- a CDS encoding tetratricopeptide repeat protein, which yields MSDAHELKFVGEQHREAVTRILRFLDTADPVFLLTGEPGMGKSRVLHELLKQPLFQDSDARFLIRFEIFPGYAINSLLTDWAKSLFHKEAGFWGTKDRWRKFLGALPEIGKLAEQLIKDELLEPRDRLIRLLQAVSAAMDDSKRVLIVIDPWEDLSGSDNTDLLVQLAAQRIPGIKFLIAQRNDDVLALDAAFRRLARRHTFAVERLADSAAEETFETNEALARIPESRRAEFLEKLRGWPLALAAYADMLADRDRDVNDILDALPPGLEMEIRSLYWGLRSEASQAIETLCLVGATVDAETWAGLLGVTTEKIAEIAQVPNVAKLIESADTEQGRQFRMRYALYTEWICRELRQISRESVNERYMEFYRFFRKRFGDCRDRVDDLMRAIECLDRLDNPAYFLSETENDLQRLYTLSAFDALLELIARRDAYTNLIGSIRLVSATPTQIACMNKSRGELPKAREFYERGLQISCDVFDRVGEVLTLNNIADVHRLLGEMPKALEPLEESLQIRREVADRGGEAEMLADTDRDVNDILDALPPDLETEIRRLYGGLRDDARQAIETLCLLDATVDVETWARLLGLAPENIAEIVRVPNVAKLIKSANTEQGRQFRMRHALYTEWICHELRQISRESVNKRYEEFYRFFRERFGDRRDRVDDLMRAIEYLDRMGNVQVFLDETDGVSEQLYTWSLYDAMLELETKRVAKANSIGDRRLQGELLNNVAGVFWARGDMTKALALFEESLQIDRELGDRAGEGASLSNIAGVHQARGDLKKALELYEESLRIDRELGDRAGEGTTLNNIGEVYRVRGDLTKALEFYEQSLQRSREMGDRVGEGTTLNNIGGVFWARGDLTKALESYEESLQISRDVGNRAGEGATLNNIAMMHEARGDLTKALESYEESLQIFRELGDRAGVGTTLNNLAGVHKARGDLAEALEYFEQSLQITREVGDRAGEAITLHNMAKVFESQNDFEKALEYSRMACAIFKEIDHHHQEYPEKYLASLIAKMKA from the coding sequence GTGAGCGACGCGCATGAACTGAAATTCGTCGGCGAACAGCATCGCGAAGCCGTCACCCGTATTCTTCGCTTCCTCGATACCGCCGATCCCGTCTTTCTCTTGACCGGCGAGCCCGGCATGGGCAAGTCGCGGGTGCTCCATGAATTGTTGAAACAACCGCTTTTCCAAGATAGCGACGCCCGCTTTCTCATCCGGTTCGAAATATTTCCGGGATACGCCATCAACTCGCTTCTCACGGATTGGGCCAAAAGCCTTTTTCACAAAGAAGCGGGCTTCTGGGGAACGAAAGACCGCTGGCGGAAATTCCTTGGCGCGCTTCCGGAAATCGGCAAACTTGCCGAGCAGCTTATCAAGGACGAATTGCTGGAACCGCGCGATCGCTTGATCCGTTTGCTGCAAGCGGTTTCGGCGGCAATGGATGATTCGAAACGCGTGCTGATCGTTATCGACCCGTGGGAAGACTTAAGCGGTAGCGATAACACGGATCTGCTCGTGCAACTCGCCGCCCAACGAATCCCGGGAATCAAGTTCCTGATTGCGCAACGCAACGATGACGTCCTCGCGCTAGACGCGGCCTTCCGGAGGTTGGCGCGACGCCACACCTTCGCCGTCGAAAGGCTTGCGGATAGCGCGGCGGAAGAGACGTTCGAAACCAACGAAGCCCTGGCGCGAATACCGGAGTCGCGCCGCGCCGAGTTCCTTGAAAAACTCCGCGGTTGGCCGCTCGCCTTGGCGGCCTACGCCGACATGTTGGCCGACAGGGACCGCGATGTGAACGACATTCTCGATGCGTTGCCGCCGGGTTTGGAAATGGAAATTCGCAGCTTGTACTGGGGCTTAAGGAGCGAAGCCAGTCAGGCCATCGAAACCTTGTGCTTGGTTGGCGCGACGGTCGACGCGGAAACGTGGGCTGGTTTGTTAGGGGTTACGACTGAGAAAATAGCCGAAATCGCCCAGGTACCCAACGTGGCGAAGCTGATTGAAAGCGCGGATACCGAACAAGGTAGGCAATTCCGCATGCGCTACGCGTTGTACACGGAGTGGATTTGCCGCGAACTCCGCCAGATTTCCCGAGAGTCGGTAAATGAGCGATATATGGAGTTCTACCGCTTTTTCCGCAAGCGCTTTGGCGATTGCCGCGACCGCGTCGACGACCTGATGCGCGCGATCGAATGCCTCGATCGTCTCGACAACCCAGCTTATTTCCTCTCAGAAACGGAAAACGATTTGCAGAGGCTATATACGTTGTCAGCCTTTGATGCCTTGTTGGAACTTATTGCACGACGCGACGCGTACACAAATCTGATCGGCAGTATTCGATTAGTAAGTGCGACCCCGACCCAAATCGCATGTATGAACAAATCGCGGGGCGAATTGCCGAAGGCTCGGGAGTTTTACGAAAGGGGTCTGCAAATATCTTGCGATGTGTTCGACCGAGTCGGGGAAGTTCTCACGCTGAACAACATCGCGGACGTGCACCGACTGCTTGGCGAAATGCCGAAAGCGCTTGAACCTTTGGAAGAGAGCCTGCAAATTCGGCGCGAAGTGGCCGACCGCGGCGGCGAAGCCGAAATGCTGGCCGACACGGACCGCGATGTGAACGACATTCTCGATGCGTTGCCGCCGGATCTCGAAACGGAAATTCGCCGTTTGTACGGCGGGTTAAGGGACGACGCCCGTCAGGCCATCGAAACTTTGTGCCTGCTTGACGCGACGGTCGACGTGGAAACGTGGGCCCGCTTGTTGGGCCTTGCGCCGGAGAATATTGCCGAAATCGTACGGGTACCCAATGTGGCGAAGCTGATTAAAAGCGCGAATACCGAACAAGGTCGGCAATTCCGCATGCGCCACGCGCTGTACACGGAGTGGATTTGCCACGAACTCCGCCAGATTTCCCGAGAGTCGGTTAATAAACGGTATGAAGAGTTCTACCGCTTTTTCCGCGAGCGTTTTGGCGATCGCCGCGATCGTGTCGACGACCTGATGCGCGCGATCGAATACCTCGACCGCATGGGTAACGTGCAAGTATTTCTCGATGAAACGGACGGCGTTTCGGAACAACTTTACACGTGGTCACTTTATGATGCGATGTTGGAGCTTGAAACAAAACGCGTTGCGAAGGCAAACTCGATCGGTGATCGTCGATTACAAGGCGAGTTGCTTAACAACGTCGCGGGTGTGTTCTGGGCGCGTGGTGATATGACGAAGGCGCTGGCGCTTTTCGAAGAAAGCCTGCAAATCGACCGCGAATTGGGCGACCGGGCCGGGGAAGGCGCGTCACTGAGCAACATCGCGGGTGTACACCAAGCGCGCGGCGATTTGAAAAAGGCGCTGGAGCTTTACGAAGAGAGCCTGCGAATCGACCGCGAATTGGGCGACCGCGCCGGCGAAGGCACGACGCTGAACAACATCGGGGAAGTGTACCGGGTGCGCGGCGATTTGACGAAGGCGCTGGAGTTTTACGAACAGAGCCTGCAAAGATCTCGCGAAATGGGCGACCGCGTCGGCGAAGGTACGACGCTGAACAACATCGGGGGGGTATTCTGGGCGCGCGGCGACTTGACAAAAGCGCTGGAGTCTTACGAAGAGAGCCTGCAAATATCTCGCGACGTGGGCAACCGCGCCGGCGAAGGCGCGACGCTAAACAACATCGCGATGATGCACGAAGCGCGTGGCGACTTGACAAAAGCGCTGGAGTCTTACGAAGAAAGCCTGCAAATATTTCGCGAATTGGGAGACCGGGCCGGCGTAGGCACGACGCTGAACAACCTCGCGGGTGTACACAAAGCACGTGGCGATTTAGCCGAGGCGCTCGAATACTTCGAACAGAGCCTGCAGATTACGCGCGAAGTGGGCGACCGAGCCGGCGAAGCGATTACCTTGCACAACATGGCTAAAGTTTTCGAATCGCAAAACGATTTCGAGAAGGCGCTGGAATACTCCCGCATGGCATGCGCGATATTCAAAGAGATCGACCACCACCATCAAGAATACCCAGAGAAGTACTTGGCGTCCTTGATAGCGAAAATGAAGGCATAG
- a CDS encoding cation:proton antiporter, which yields MNTWTLLLEIVLLLGVAFVFGALAERWKQSAIVGYLLAGAVLGPLLFSGDVLRQIAELGVALLLFSIGLEFSLTRLRSLGRVAAIGGTLQVLLTLAIFAVAASWMYTTPAALVLGAMVALSSTAVVLRVLMARTQIDSTSGRNALSILLLQDIAVVPLVLLVTVMGQGGSAMQIAGALLKAAGAAALLIALLYLIFNKIIPRLLLSESLAKNHELLILLAIVGALGAAWGAHTLGLSPALGAFIAGILLGESPFATQIRADVGPLRTMFVTLFFTSIGMLTQPLWILEHLHLVLLGVAAVFVGKSLIVYGVLRLLRQNRYDALATGISLGQVGEFSFVIATTAAATGVISGDTFAYAVAVTILSLFFAPHMVRYAVPWADAAIHRVFPRYQVVRDAPPERGDVCLVFVIGFGPAGRRVADTLLSMGQRPIVIEQNARTAATAERLGLETHLGNARQSEVLHHAGIAAGCHVIVTVPDPNAARAIVANVRAYATDAHIIVRSRYAYFSHELDAAGADVVVDEEKQVGLELADRAARALGCVAGVAGPECSAAALDSE from the coding sequence ATGAACACCTGGACTTTGCTGCTCGAAATCGTCCTTTTACTCGGGGTCGCGTTCGTGTTCGGCGCACTGGCCGAGCGGTGGAAACAAAGCGCCATCGTCGGCTATTTGCTGGCCGGAGCCGTGCTCGGGCCGCTGCTGTTTTCCGGCGACGTGTTGCGCCAGATCGCCGAATTGGGCGTGGCGCTGCTGCTGTTTTCCATCGGGCTCGAGTTTTCACTGACCCGCCTGCGCAGTCTCGGCCGCGTCGCGGCCATCGGCGGCACGTTGCAGGTGCTTCTCACCCTGGCGATTTTCGCCGTCGCGGCCTCGTGGATGTACACCACACCCGCCGCGCTCGTGCTCGGCGCAATGGTGGCGCTTAGTTCGACCGCCGTCGTGTTGCGCGTGTTGATGGCGCGGACCCAAATCGATTCCACCTCCGGCCGCAACGCGCTGAGTATCTTGTTGCTGCAAGACATCGCCGTCGTTCCCTTGGTGCTGCTGGTGACGGTCATGGGGCAGGGCGGTTCGGCCATGCAGATAGCCGGGGCCCTGCTCAAGGCGGCGGGCGCGGCGGCGCTGCTGATCGCCTTGTTATACTTGATCTTCAACAAAATCATCCCGCGCTTACTGCTTTCTGAAAGCCTCGCCAAGAATCACGAACTGCTTATCTTGCTGGCGATTGTCGGGGCGCTGGGTGCGGCATGGGGTGCGCACACGTTAGGGCTTTCGCCCGCGCTCGGCGCGTTCATCGCCGGGATACTATTAGGCGAGTCGCCTTTCGCCACGCAGATACGAGCCGATGTCGGGCCGCTGCGCACCATGTTCGTCACGCTCTTTTTCACGTCCATCGGCATGCTCACCCAACCGCTGTGGATTCTCGAACACCTGCACCTCGTATTGCTCGGCGTGGCGGCTGTGTTTGTCGGCAAGTCACTGATCGTTTACGGCGTGTTGCGTTTGCTTCGGCAAAATCGCTACGACGCCCTGGCGACCGGCATTAGTCTCGGCCAGGTCGGCGAGTTTTCCTTCGTGATCGCCACCACGGCCGCCGCCACCGGCGTGATCAGCGGCGACACCTTCGCCTACGCCGTTGCCGTGACGATCCTCAGTCTCTTTTTCGCGCCGCACATGGTTCGTTACGCCGTGCCCTGGGCAGACGCGGCTATCCACCGTGTTTTCCCGCGCTATCAAGTCGTGCGCGACGCCCCGCCGGAGCGGGGTGATGTGTGCCTCGTGTTCGTCATCGGCTTCGGCCCGGCCGGGCGGCGAGTGGCCGATACCTTGCTGTCGATGGGGCAGCGGCCGATTGTCATCGAGCAAAACGCCCGCACCGCCGCGACGGCCGAACGTCTCGGCCTGGAAACCCACCTCGGCAACGCCCGGCAAAGTGAAGTGCTGCACCACGCCGGCATCGCCGCCGGGTGCCACGTGATCGTCACCGTGCCCGACCCGAACGCCGCGCGCGCCATCGTGGCCAACGTGCGCGCCTACGCCACGGACGCGCATATCATCGTGCGCTCGCGCTACGCGTATTTTAGCCACGAACTGGACGCGGCGGGGGCCGACGTCGTGGTGGACGAGGAAAAGCAAGTCGGCCTCGAATTAGCCGACCGCGCCGCACGCGCCCTCGGCTGCGTCGCCGGTGTCGCCGGGCCCGAATGCTCCGCCGCCGCGCTGGATTCGGAATAG
- a CDS encoding pectin acetylesterase-family hydrolase, producing MKRYTACVFVGVCVFLCLPACVLLCLPACGDSEPINDDAFDPDELGDDDAGGGLSSVDPAGLTQHDPKLQDLYDELDFYDYLEFEPVRVGKGAAGYTNYYYDKEDFRCYNGRQAHVAVRPGKENKVMFFMEGGGASWPGGGFAVQINYPFDISYRSRVPQNPLRDWTFVYVPYCDNSIHSGDNVMKVKGRTRYFQGLRHTAAAVALTKKLFPDAEKVLVTGASAGGMGTYLAWVITKSQYPDTDTYVLSDSGMGFWNPNDLETWNVINDAWALRMPSACARCDSTVQTWLFDLYLDLDPQVRIGMFTAYQDVIMSNFFLKMSGPDYEKAVMAITNQIKAAHPRRFGRFFIEGRTHTSYEFILPPGPRVEVEDTSLFEWIGQLVNDDPAWVDRLE from the coding sequence ATGAAGCGCTACACCGCGTGTGTGTTTGTTGGGGTGTGTGTTTTTCTCTGCCTACCTGCTTGTGTGTTGCTTTGCCTACCGGCCTGCGGGGACAGCGAGCCGATCAACGACGATGCCTTCGATCCTGACGAGCTCGGCGATGACGACGCGGGCGGCGGCTTATCGTCCGTTGATCCGGCGGGCCTGACGCAGCACGACCCGAAGTTGCAGGACCTCTACGACGAATTGGATTTCTACGACTACCTGGAATTCGAACCGGTGCGCGTCGGCAAGGGCGCGGCGGGCTATACCAATTATTATTACGACAAAGAGGATTTCCGCTGCTACAACGGCCGGCAAGCACACGTGGCGGTACGACCGGGAAAAGAAAATAAGGTGATGTTCTTCATGGAGGGCGGCGGCGCGTCGTGGCCGGGCGGCGGTTTCGCGGTGCAAATCAACTATCCTTTCGACATCAGCTACCGCAGCCGCGTACCGCAGAACCCGCTGCGCGATTGGACTTTCGTCTACGTGCCCTACTGCGACAACAGCATTCACAGCGGCGACAACGTCATGAAGGTCAAGGGCAGGACGCGCTACTTCCAGGGGTTGCGGCACACGGCGGCGGCGGTGGCGCTGACCAAAAAGCTTTTTCCCGACGCGGAAAAGGTGCTGGTCACCGGTGCGAGCGCCGGGGGGATGGGCACGTATCTCGCGTGGGTGATCACCAAGTCGCAGTATCCCGACACGGACACTTATGTCCTGTCCGACTCGGGTATGGGATTCTGGAATCCGAACGACCTGGAAACGTGGAACGTGATCAACGACGCCTGGGCGTTGCGGATGCCCTCGGCCTGCGCGCGCTGCGACAGCACGGTGCAGACCTGGCTTTTCGATCTGTACCTCGATCTGGACCCGCAGGTGCGCATCGGCATGTTTACGGCCTATCAAGACGTGATTATGTCCAATTTCTTTTTGAAGATGAGCGGCCCGGACTACGAGAAGGCCGTCATGGCAATCACCAACCAAATCAAGGCGGCGCACCCGCGTCGTTTCGGGCGGTTTTTTATCGAGGGGCGCACGCACACATCCTACGAATTCATTTTGCCGCCGGGGCCGCGTGTGGAGGTGGAAGACACCTCGCTTTTCGAATGGATCGGGCAACTGGTCAACGACGACCCGGCCTGGGTCGACCGGCTTGAGTAA
- a CDS encoding ion transporter: MQKRIYEIVEKASPEDRVSRAFDVAILALIVLNVLAVIAETIDEVQSSIGPALRAFEVFSVVVFSTEYLLRLWSCTLSPQYRHPVWGRVRYAFSFFMIIDFLAIAPFYFGMIGDLRFLRSLRLLRFFRIMKTLRYSTAAHTLVSVAKSKKEDLTISFVFSGVLFILASSAMYFCERDAQPEAFASIPHAMWWAAATLTTVGYGDVAPITVVGKVLGGIIAILGVTTFALPTAILGAGFLEKASSRNAAICPHCGATIQDDDLK; encoded by the coding sequence ATGCAAAAGAGAATCTATGAAATCGTCGAGAAGGCTTCGCCCGAAGACCGTGTCAGTCGAGCTTTCGATGTCGCGATACTTGCACTAATCGTATTGAATGTTCTGGCAGTGATTGCGGAGACTATCGACGAAGTTCAGTCGTCAATTGGACCTGCCTTGCGAGCGTTCGAAGTTTTTTCGGTTGTGGTGTTTTCTACTGAATATCTGTTGAGATTATGGTCATGCACGCTTTCGCCGCAATACCGACATCCGGTTTGGGGACGAGTACGTTACGCCTTTAGTTTTTTCATGATCATTGACTTCTTGGCCATTGCACCCTTTTATTTCGGCATGATTGGTGATCTTCGCTTTTTGCGTAGTCTTCGCCTCTTACGTTTCTTCCGCATCATGAAAACACTTCGCTATTCGACTGCTGCCCACACGTTGGTTTCTGTAGCAAAATCTAAAAAAGAAGATCTCACGATATCATTCGTTTTTTCAGGCGTATTGTTCATTCTCGCTTCATCGGCAATGTATTTCTGTGAGCGAGATGCACAACCGGAAGCGTTTGCCAGCATTCCACATGCCATGTGGTGGGCGGCGGCGACGCTGACAACCGTCGGTTACGGCGATGTCGCGCCAATCACCGTTGTCGGGAAGGTTTTAGGAGGGATTATTGCTATACTCGGCGTGACGACATTCGCCCTGCCTACTGCCATACTCGGTGCCGGATTTCTCGAAAAAGCGTCGAGTCGGAATGCTGCGATTTGCCCGCATTGCGGCGCAACGATTCAGGATGACGATTTGAAATAA
- a CDS encoding patatin-like phospholipase family protein, protein MGITIVQKSDLSIRKKNAKTALVLAGGAVSGGAYKLGGLKALTDLMINRDIIDFEMFVGLSAGALIACPICTGISPEEVLKSLDGRSDRLSQLKPLDFYNPNISEFIQKPLELTFDLATTLPRFGINFLSMLFSSDKKFWGHVSDFVFSPSYKNFDNLVKILVRIAAASQSIPTITDYIPSGIFENSRLEAYIRHNLEANHVKNDFVDLYHRQRKELYITATKLDTGERVVFGHDENCALTISEAIQASTALPGFYKPARIKGIDYVDGAVAATANIDVAVEHGASLVICYNPFRPLENRLVVQWYKEIDQYITDKPHLAAGGMVAVINQVFRMLLHHRLHQAMRYYAQDPNFMGDIILIEPGINDVQFFEMNPVAFWQRAKAAERGFLSVKQSLEEQYPMLKKILGSYGIETSMVHIEEDARKMESTPNDEAVIGVLGKERLKRDIKLVM, encoded by the coding sequence ATGGGAATAACCATCGTCCAGAAGAGCGATCTGAGCATCCGCAAGAAAAACGCCAAGACCGCCTTGGTCTTGGCCGGCGGTGCCGTCAGTGGCGGCGCCTATAAGCTGGGCGGCCTCAAGGCCCTGACCGACCTGATGATCAACCGCGATATCATCGACTTCGAGATGTTCGTGGGGCTGTCTGCCGGCGCCTTGATCGCGTGCCCGATCTGCACGGGCATCTCGCCGGAAGAAGTTCTCAAAAGCCTCGACGGACGCTCCGACCGGCTTTCGCAACTCAAACCGCTCGACTTCTACAATCCCAACATCTCCGAATTCATTCAAAAACCCCTGGAACTGACTTTCGACCTCGCGACCACGCTGCCGCGCTTCGGTATCAATTTCCTGTCGATGCTCTTTTCCTCCGACAAGAAATTCTGGGGTCACGTGTCGGATTTCGTCTTTTCGCCGAGCTACAAAAACTTTGATAACCTCGTGAAAATACTGGTGCGCATCGCCGCGGCCAGCCAAAGCATCCCCACCATCACCGACTACATCCCCTCGGGGATTTTCGAAAACAGCCGGCTTGAGGCGTACATTCGCCACAACCTCGAAGCCAATCACGTCAAAAACGACTTCGTCGATCTGTATCACCGGCAGCGCAAAGAGCTCTACATCACGGCCACCAAACTCGATACCGGCGAGCGGGTCGTGTTCGGCCACGATGAAAACTGCGCCCTGACCATCAGCGAGGCCATCCAGGCTTCCACCGCCTTGCCGGGCTTCTACAAGCCGGCGCGCATCAAGGGCATCGATTACGTCGACGGCGCCGTGGCCGCCACGGCCAACATCGACGTGGCTGTCGAACACGGCGCGAGCCTCGTGATTTGCTACAATCCGTTCCGGCCGCTGGAAAACCGCCTCGTGGTGCAGTGGTACAAGGAAATCGACCAGTACATCACCGACAAGCCCCACTTGGCGGCCGGCGGTATGGTCGCGGTGATCAACCAGGTTTTCCGCATGTTGCTGCATCACCGCCTGCACCAGGCGATGCGCTACTACGCCCAGGATCCCAATTTCATGGGCGATATCATCCTGATCGAACCGGGCATCAACGACGTCCAGTTCTTCGAGATGAACCCCGTGGCCTTCTGGCAGCGAGCCAAGGCGGCCGAGCGCGGCTTCCTCTCGGTGAAGCAGTCGCTGGAAGAGCAATACCCGATGCTCAAGAAGATCCTCGGCTCCTACGGCATCGAAACCTCCATGGTCCACATTGAGGAAGACGCCCGCAAAATGGAGTCCACCCCCAACGACGAGGCCGTCATCGGCGTCCTGGGCAAAGAACGCCTCAAACGCGACATCAAGCTGGTGATGTAG
- a CDS encoding DUF4537 domain-containing protein — MSRKLCLFLIVALFIAATVALAGGKFVVGHAVYAEWTANGWYHGKIAKKCDAGWHIAFDDGDQKCCAPSQIVIDVVPPKAMVKVGVKVLAKWSDGRYYPGTVSAINGNKYSIAFNDGDQGTVSRNQLRLR, encoded by the coding sequence ATGAGTCGTAAGCTTTGTCTGTTTCTGATCGTGGCGCTATTTATCGCCGCGACCGTCGCCCTAGCGGGGGGCAAATTTGTCGTCGGCCACGCCGTTTACGCCGAGTGGACCGCCAACGGGTGGTACCACGGCAAAATCGCCAAGAAATGCGACGCCGGGTGGCACATCGCCTTTGACGACGGCGACCAGAAATGCTGCGCGCCGAGCCAAATCGTCATAGATGTGGTTCCGCCCAAGGCCATGGTCAAAGTCGGCGTGAAAGTGCTGGCGAAATGGTCGGACGGGCGCTACTACCCGGGGACCGTCTCGGCCATCAACGGCAACAAATATTCGATCGCCTTCAACGACGGCGACCAGGGAACGGTGTCACGGAACCAATTGCGGCTACGTTAA
- a CDS encoding long-chain fatty acid--CoA ligase, whose translation MDQDKNLAHMFKTSATKFGNKPFMRFKKDGEWATLSYREVDRIVMDLAQGLLALGFKRGDRISLLSENRPYWAMMDLATQCLGGILATIYATNTPKECAYIINNSESRFVVVSNNNQLQKLISRKISLPTVEKIIIFDPIEGITDQDERVLSLKQLREMGRDYNKPEEVEQAIGKSTMDDVATLIYTSGTTGDPKGVMLTHGNFYSNVEAAMSVMPIEPEESFLSFLPLSHSLERMAGHFTPMHIGATISYAESIDAIRSNLQEVQPTAMISVPRIYEKFHAAIMGKIESGGTVKRKLFAWAMKVGIEHSQRKIAKKGISFLLQKQYDLADALVFTKIKANLGGKLRYAISGGAPLSPELFEFFWAMGMEIYEGYGLTETSPVIAANTPDAVRRGTVGKVLPGVTVKIADDGEILCKGPNVMKGYYKMDEATAEAIVDGWFYTGDIGELDADGFLTITDRKKDLIITAGGKNVAPQNIENMLKLDRFIEQVNIVGDRRKYLTAIIAPAFPELEDFARDKGLTYTSNEELVALPAVRELMQQAIDRVNQELAKYETIKKFYISPVVFTQENNMITPTMKVKRKKVTVFFAKEIEAMYEE comes from the coding sequence ATGGATCAGGATAAAAATCTCGCGCATATGTTCAAGACCAGTGCAACGAAATTCGGCAACAAGCCGTTTATGCGTTTCAAGAAAGACGGTGAATGGGCGACCCTGAGCTACCGTGAGGTGGACCGCATCGTCATGGACCTCGCCCAAGGCCTGTTGGCGCTGGGTTTCAAACGCGGCGACCGCATTTCGCTGCTTTCGGAAAACCGGCCGTACTGGGCGATGATGGATTTGGCCACGCAGTGCCTGGGTGGGATTCTGGCGACGATTTACGCCACCAACACTCCGAAGGAATGCGCCTACATCATCAACAACAGCGAATCGCGCTTCGTGGTGGTTTCCAACAACAACCAGTTGCAGAAGCTGATCAGCCGCAAGATCAGCCTGCCGACCGTGGAGAAGATCATCATCTTCGACCCGATCGAAGGCATTACCGATCAGGACGAGCGGGTGCTGTCGCTCAAGCAGTTGCGGGAAATGGGCCGCGACTACAACAAGCCCGAAGAGGTTGAGCAGGCCATCGGCAAAAGTACGATGGACGACGTGGCCACGTTGATTTACACGTCGGGCACGACCGGCGATCCCAAGGGCGTGATGCTCACCCACGGCAATTTCTACAGCAACGTCGAAGCGGCGATGTCCGTGATGCCCATCGAACCCGAAGAGTCGTTTTTGAGTTTCCTGCCCCTGTCGCACAGCTTGGAGCGCATGGCCGGGCACTTCACGCCCATGCACATCGGGGCAACAATCAGCTACGCCGAGTCGATCGACGCGATTCGCTCCAACCTGCAGGAAGTGCAGCCGACGGCGATGATCAGCGTGCCGCGCATTTATGAAAAATTCCACGCGGCGATCATGGGCAAAATCGAGTCGGGGGGCACGGTCAAACGCAAACTGTTCGCTTGGGCGATGAAGGTCGGCATCGAGCACAGCCAGCGCAAGATCGCCAAGAAGGGCATCTCGTTCCTGCTGCAAAAGCAATATGACCTGGCCGACGCGCTTGTCTTCACGAAGATCAAGGCGAATCTGGGCGGCAAGTTGCGGTACGCCATCAGCGGCGGTGCGCCGCTTTCGCCGGAACTGTTCGAGTTTTTCTGGGCGATGGGCATGGAGATTTACGAAGGCTACGGCCTGACCGAAACCTCGCCGGTGATCGCGGCCAATACGCCCGATGCGGTGCGCCGCGGTACCGTGGGCAAGGTGCTGCCCGGCGTGACGGTGAAGATCGCCGACGACGGGGAGATCCTCTGCAAGGGCCCGAATGTGATGAAGGGCTACTACAAGATGGATGAGGCGACGGCCGAAGCGATCGTGGATGGCTGGTTCTATACGGGCGATATCGGGGAGCTGGATGCTGACGGCTTTTTGACGATCACCGACCGGAAGAAGGACCTGATCATCACCGCGGGCGGCAAGAACGTCGCGCCGCAGAACATCGAGAACATGCTGAAGCTCGACCGCTTTATCGAGCAGGTGAACATCGTGGGCGATCGGCGCAAATACCTCACGGCGATCATCGCCCCGGCCTTCCCGGAACTCGAGGATTTCGCGCGGGATAAGGGTCTGACGTACACGAGTAACGAGGAACTGGTCGCCCTGCCGGCCGTGCGCGAGTTGATGCAGCAAGCCATCGACCGCGTGAACCAGGAATTGGCGAAATACGAGACGATCAAGAAGTTCTACATTTCGCCGGTGGTCTTCACGCAGGAAAACAACATGATTACACCGACGATGAAGGTCAAGCGCAAGAAGGTGACCGTGTTTTTCGCCAAAGAAATCGAGGCGATGTACGAGGAATAA